One region of Dysidea avara chromosome 1, odDysAvar1.4, whole genome shotgun sequence genomic DNA includes:
- the LOC136255316 gene encoding zinc finger protein 431-like has translation MMELTTERENRDQERENLSIRLTPLKDIPTTLKRHHSGNTGDDNIDDVIFCDDCDKSYHGDCPVHGPLTALDESRGWDQDSKSFTSVPVPLQVTVKMSSIMNAGKGVFAKEFIPRRTRIGPYKGEVVQKEDVTDETDTSYFFEVKKSGEFYYIDAKNEEHASWLRFINCARNEEEQNLLSFQYQGNIYCYTIKDILPGTELLVWYGEQYVKLLGLTVDYMFDANYTCAHCQAEFVEKYSFDIHLKYSQACCDANPQVFKCGKCGEVFTTLINLQQHIRRHEQNKRNHPTSTFSRSHEVTYSLKSEILLPAGDSEHFQCEFCGECFIQNEDLQSHLEIHREGYTSEGKYCSKIIAEQDSLESNIEALTEEERPHQCQQCSKLFKDKYKLKRHLLIHTGKKPYQCQHCDKSFRDKPDLKRHLLTHSKVKAYQCTHCDKTFTRSDSFQRHLLIHSGKCETPHQCAHCIKAFSYQCTHCDKTFTRSDSLQRHLLIHSGKRETPHQCAHCIKAFSTKSKLNAHLRTHSGERPYQCEYCSKAYFHPNNLRRHLNTHAPGEKSHNCEHCSKTFNDLSHFQRHLRTHTGEKPYHCEHCDISFTVSDSLRRHLKTHKGEKPYQCQYCSKAFTRSNRLQRHLKSHTG, from the exons ATGATGGAATTAACCACAGAACGAGAAAACAGAGATCAGGAACGTGAAA ACCTCAGTATAAGGTTGACTCCATTAAAAGATATTCCTACCACACTGAAACGTCATCATTCTGGGAACACCGGTGATGACAATATTGATGATGTTATCT TTTGCGATGATTGTGATAAATCATACCATGGTGACTGTCCAGTACATGGTCCTCTAACAGCATTGGATGAATCCCGGGGGTGGGACCAAGACTCAAAATCCTTTACCAGTGTACCAGTACCACTACAAGTTACAGTGAAGATGTCCTCCATTATGAATGCTGGCAAGGGAGTGTTTGCCAAAGAGTTTATACCCAGAAGGACTAGGATTGGTCCCTACAAGGGAGAAGTGGTACAGAAAGAAGATGTAACTGATGAAACTGATACAAGTTACTTCTTTGAG GTTAAGAAAAGTGGAGAATTTTACTACATTGATGCCAAGAATGAGGAACATGCTAGTTGGTTGAGATTTATCAATTGTGCCAGAAATGAAGAAGAACAGAATTTATTATCATTCCAATACCAGGGTAATATTTACTGCTACACCATTAAGGATATTCTACCAGGCACAGAACTATTAGTATGGTATGGTGAGCAGTATGTCAAACTATTGGGACTAACAGTGGACTACATGTTTG ATGCCAACTACACTTGTGCTCACTGTCAAGCAGAGTTTGTGGAGAAATACAGTTTTGATATTCACTTGAAGTACAGTCAAGCTTGTTGTGATGCTAATCCACAAGTGTTCAAGTGTGGAAAATGTGGAGAAGTGTTTACTACACTGATCAACCTTCAACAACATATCAGGAGACATGAGCAAAATAAAAGAAACCATCCCACATCCACATTCTCAAGATCTCATGAAGTTACCTATTCTTTAAAATCAGAGATATTATTACCAGCTGGTGATAGTGAACACTTCCAATGTGAATTCTGTGGTGAATGTTTTATACAAAATGAAGATCTACAGAGCCATTTAGAAATTCATCGTGAAGGTTATACTTCTGAAGGTAAATATTGCAGTAAAATAATTGCTGAACAAGATAGTTTGGAGTCAAACATAGAGGCTCTTACTGAAGAAGAAAGACCCCACCAGTGTCAGCAGTGTAGTAAATTATTTAAGGATAAATATAAGTTGAAACGTCATTTGCTTATTCATACAGGAAAGAAGCCTTATCAGTGCCAACACTGTGATAAATCATTTAGGGACAAACCTGACCTAAAACGTCATTTATTAACTCATTCAAAGGTGAAAGCTTACCAGTGTACACATTGTGATAAAACATTTACTAGATCTGATAGTTTCCAACGTCATTTACTGATTCATTCAGGCAAATGTGAAACACCCCACCAATGCGCTCATTGCATCAAAGCATTTTCTTACCAGTGTACACATTGTGATAAAACATTTACTAGATCTGATAGTCTCCAACGTCATTTACTGATTCACTCAGGCAAACGTGAAACACCCCACCAATGCGCTCATTGCATCAAAGCATTTTCAACCAAGTCCAAACTAAACGCACATTTAAGAACTCATTCAGGAGAAAGACCATACCAGTGTGAGTATTGTAGTAAAGCATATTTTCACCCAAATAACCTGCGCCGTCATTTGAATACTCATGCACCAGGAGAGAAGTCCCACAATTGTGAACATTGTAGTAAAACGTTTAATGATTTAAGCCACTTTCAACGTCACTTAAGAACTCATACTGGAGAAAAGCCCTACCATTGTGAACACTGTGATATATCATTTACAGTATCAGATAGTCTGCGCCGTCATCTGAAAACTCATAAAGGGGAGAAACCCTATCAATGTCAGTATTGCAGTAAAGCATTTACTCGATCAAACCGTCTACAACGTCATTTAAAAAGTCATACAGGGTAG